A segment of the Aptenodytes patagonicus chromosome 3, bAptPat1.pri.cur, whole genome shotgun sequence genome:
ATGAGCTGGGGACCCCGACGTGGGCACGTCCCCATACTCGGCGGGGGTTTAAGCCCCAAAAGAGGGGTGGAGGATAAAAATTGTGGTCTCGGACTCACCGGCTCCTGGAAGTAGAATTGGTAATCAAAGGCGGGATAGGTTTTCATCTTCTCCACGATGTCCACAGCGGGGTCGGCGGGTCGGTACGGGGTGTTCAGCGAGGCCACGGCTCTGGGACGTCATGGGGAAGGCAGAGTCAGCATCGCACCCGGATTTGGGGTGCCCCATGCGAGCTGGGGCTTTGCTGTAAGGATAGGAGAGGAGCCCGGGGTGCCCCATCCCCCTGGGAGGGACCCGGTGGGGGAGGTACGGCCAGTCCCCAAGGACCCACCTCACCCTCTCGGGGTAGAACAGAGCCATGTTCCAGACCACGGCACCGCCCCAGTCGTGGCCGACCAGCACGGCTTGAGGGATGCCCTGTGGGGAGGGGGGCCGTGAGCCCGTGCCCCCGCAGCCGCACCCCAAAAGCAGGGCCTGAAAGGCAATTTGCCTCCCCCCAAAGCAGCGAAGAGAtcagaaaacagcaatattttccttttttttccccctttttgttttttttcctttttttttccccaaggaacAAGCGTTACCTGATCGCCTGGAGCAATTTGCTCCAACTTAATTAAACATTCCAAGTGCCTGGGCCCTCCGGGGGGAAAAGGGGTTCGATATTAGCCGCCGAAAACATGTCTGGAGGCTGCTCGTCCCCTGGGATCACCCGTACGGGTGTCCCCCCCCGCACCGCTGCCATCGCTGGAGTGACAGCACGGGGAACGTCTCGGTATTGGCGCAGCCGAATAaatccccagcccctctgggaagGGCTTTGCAGCCTCCCCCAGGGCCGGCCGGGTCCTGCCCGGAGCTGGGCACGCCGAGCTcactgtccccccccccccgctccatTCCTTTTTCCTGACCCCTCTGGGCACCTACAAATAAATCCAATTAAAACCCGCGCTCCTGACAATGTAGCAGCCGATTCATAATTAGCTGATATTTAGAAGCGTAATTAAAATTCCCCCACGGGGGATGCAGCTCGGGGCTGGCTGCGTGCCGGCGAGTCCTGCTTGCTGCCATCCGAcggcgtgaaacccagcgtctGAGAGCCCCCAAGGGGGGGCAGAGGGTTTGGGGgggctcccagcagctcccacctCCAACGTGGGGCTGGGCAGGTCCCCCTGGTGCTGACGGGTTTCATCCCACCGTCCTTGGCCATCACCGTGCCGGCTCCTGGAACGCTCTGCATCTTCTACGTCCCAGAAATGGGCTCAAACAACGTATGAAGCTTCATGAAGTCATTTATTTTCCCTAAACTCCCCCGGGTTGTcccaggggagagagaaggagccCCCCGGGggggagagaagcaggatggGTCCCGACGGTAGCGGAGGAGCAGGGAAAACTGAAGTCCCATCCATACGGGACGCCACGACCTCGCATCCCATCTGCCGAGCTCACCCCGAAGCAAAGTGGGCGCCCACCCGCTTGCCAGGCTGCGCATCACCTCTTTATCTATTTTCCTTATCATTTTTAATCCAGCGTGAAGGCAATTCCCCAGCAAAAAGATCACGGCGATTTATCCTCGCCTGCTCGGCACCAAAGCGGAGCTGCAGCCCCCGCGACGCCCAGCTTGGCCCCTTCCCTAAAACCCATCCCTGCTCCGACGCCGGCACACCACCACCGCCGCTCCTCGCACAAGGAGCCCTTGCAAAACCTcaggggctttttttccccttctttcttgactcatctttttttttttttagcgctGTGCTTTTTGAAGAACTCGTTCCCCTGGAAGCCGTTTCGCAAGGAAAAAGCCCTGGAGGTGCTGGCATTTGCGGGCTGTGCCTTCTTCCCCTCCACTTCATCTCTTTTAAGAGGCGCAGAAATCAACCCCATCCACTCGCCGGGATGGGAATTAAACCCGGAACTCCCAAACCCAAGTGGGATGTTGGAACCCAGATGCCGAGATGACACCGAATTCGAGCCGTGCCAAGGGGCAGCGTTGGTCCCCCGGCCACCCCAGCCATTTGGGAGCTGCTACGGCCGGGGTTTaagggggggggcagaggggatgCAGCCCAGCACCCTTCTCCACGAGTATCTCGCTGCCTTATCAAAACCCCGCCGAGCCACGGATGCCACCAGCCCATCTCCCCGTCCTCAGCAAGGACACAAGGTCCAGGAGAAGGCGACGCAGAGCTGGAGACCCTCCCAAGGATGGGTTCTCCCCACTGGCAATGGGTTGCATGAACATCCCCATCCCTAAAATCCCATTCACGGGGAACACAAAGACGGGGCTTGTGCTACCCCAAGGGTTTTGGACCAAAAGTTACTGGGGAGCTCAGCTGTCCCTGCATGGGACAAAGTCACTGAGGAGCTCAGCTGTCCCTGCATGGGAAGGAAGAAGCGAAGGGCAGCCGGGGGACACACGCGCCCAAACCTTGCCACAAAGGAGGGACCCATCGCCGGGGGGGGGCTCCTCACCAGTTTGTCCAGGAAAACCGCCAggtcctggggaagggaggagagaaggggtcAGATCCTGCCCGGGACCATGCCCTACCAGCCCACACTGCCCTCCGCACCGCACTCATCCTGCCCGTGGCCGTGCCCTGCAGCTCCTCACCTTGCATATCTGCTCCTGGGAATATTCTTTTACGTCTGCACGAAagacatcatcatcatcaccatcattttAACATCCACACGTTTCTAAGGATGTATTTTGCACCCATCTGAGCTGCCGGCGCTGCAGGAGGAGCGGGACAGcttccccccccaaccccaggaGAAGCCTCCTCCACCCATCTCCTCCTGGGTCTTGGCCTTGGGGTTGGCAGCTCCAGCCCTCTATGCCCCCGTCCCCCCTATGCCCCGGCAAGCCCAGCTCACCCGGCGGGGCCGTGGACTCCCCGTAGCCCTTCATCTCCAGAGCGATCACCCTGAAGCCGGCATCAGCCAAAGCTGGGATCTaggagggaaagcagcagcctccGAAGGACACAGAGACCCCCGGACCCCCTCTCCCCCGGCACCAGCGCCCATCCTGCATCTGCCCACCCAAGCATGTGCTGGCCGTGCCCGGAGATGTCCCCAGGAGGGCAGATGCGGGCTGGTGAGGCTGGAGGGTGGGGAACACTCCTGGGCTGTCCCCCGTGTCCCTCAAGGCTCAAGGCAGGGTGGTGGGACAGCCCCGGGGCCCCCCAGGAGTGGTGGCCATTCGCCCCCTCCACCACGCTCCAGCATCCCACCACCAGCCCCTGTGGTCCACCCTCCTCCCCGTCTCCTCCATCACCTGGTAGCGCCAGGAGAGCCAGGACTCGGGGAAGCCGTGGCAGAGGCAGACGACGGGGCCGTGCCCCATTTCCACGAAGTGCAGCTGGACGCCGGGCTGGAAGGGATGGAGAGCCCTCACCGGCTGCGGGTGGCACGGCTTCACCCCCCCAACCCTCCACCCACCGCTGGCCACCAGGCGTGGGAGCCCACCACCCCCTTCCAGCCCAGCATCCCGGAGCCACACCAGCACGTTTTGGCCCCTGGGGTGGATGGAGAAGACCTCAACGATGGGGTGGCTCAGCATCCCCCACCCAGAGCAGCCCACGCAGGAGGGTGGACAACCCAACAAGCCAGCCCTCAGCCGGCACATCCTTCCACGGGGCTCAACAGGGGCTCAACACCCTCCCCAGGACGCCTGCCCCCCCCTCCACGCCCTGCCAAACCCGGGGACAGCTTGTCACTGAGGCAGCCCCCTTCGCCCTACCCGGATGGGCACGTATCCGTGGGTCACGTTGGAGGGATCACACGCAGTCGGCAGCGGCTCTTCTTGGGTGAGAAGCTGCGGGGTGAGGAACGCGGGGTGAGGAACACAGGGCGAGCTCCCGAGCAAGCCTGGAGCTCCACGGGACATCCCCACCACCCTGCTGCCGGTGGGACATGCATGCCTTTGAGATAGACAAGGCTCAGCAGGTCCAGGGGATGAGGTTACCAGGGGGGTGGGCAGGATTTGCTGGAGTTCATGGCCCCCATCCCGTTCGTTTCCAAAGCCACCCACAAGTCCTGTATAAGCACCGCCATCACGGCAAGAGCCAGAAGCCCGAGCCCAtccctcctggctctgcagaACTGGTCCAGCATCCCCAGGAGAGCAAGGGGACAGAGGGGACCCAGCCCACCTCTACGTGCCTGGACACCCGagagctcctccagctccttcaggaCGGTTTCGGTGTCCCTGACGAGGACGGTGGCCATGCCCATCTCCTGGGCCGGCTTCAAGTTCTCCCCGATGTCGTCCAGGAGGATGACCTGGAGATACACCAGTGAGAGCCGGGCTCAGCACCCCAGGGAAGGGTGGCCACTGGCTTTGGCCAAGGACTTTGGGTGCTTGGAGGGACCCCCTGTGCCTCTTTTTTAGCGTGACGGCTGTACCTCCTGCGGCTTCGCCTGCAGCGCTTCCAGGGTGTAGGCGTAGATCTCGGGATCTGGCTTCCGCGCTCCGAGCCGGCAGGACTCGATCACCAGGTCGAAGTGGCGGCGCAGCAGGTTCATCAGCGTGGCCGTGAAGAGCCGTCCGGCGCTGTCGTCCACCCAGTTGTTGGTGAGGACGCAGGTCTTAAATCCTGGGTTAGGGCAGAGCGGGGAGCACCGGTTTTCCCACTCCAGCTTTCCCACAAATGTTTTGATttcacctcccctccccagccacgTTTCTCAGACCTTCCCAACCTAAAATCTCCCATTTGCAAGGTTCTGTCCGGACCAGGACACCCCAGCGGGGGACAGAAGGATGCTCAGCAGGAGCTTATGCCCAATTTGTActtccaggaaagcaaggctcaACCCTCCCAACGCAGGTGGGACGTGAGCCAGAGCTTGGGCACACCGAGATGCTGAGGACCGAGCCGATGGACCGGCCACGGTGCGGGGCGAAGGGCTACGGGGTCCTGCTGATTGCTGGCTGGGTGATAACGTGTCTGACGGATTTGGCAGCAGGGCTCAGAACATCTAACTAGAGGCTGCTGAGAGGCGATGTCAGGAGAGTGCTCGGACGATGATGAGGGACGAAGCGGGGACCCCGTGGTGGGACCGACCAGGGACCCCCGTGGTGGGACCGACCAGGGACCCCCACGGTGCCTGCTCGGGAGGGGAGCAGCATCCTTACTCCATCACCCCTTGCCCAAAAGCCCCCCGGCACCCACCGTTCCTCCGCAGCACCCTCGCTGCCCGCAGAAGGGGGGCGTTGACCGTCCCCTCGGCCGCCATCCCCTCGAAGGCTCGGGCGACGGAGAAGGTGGGCGGCAGGGTGATGCCCGAGGCGGAGgcgtgctgcctgcagccctctTCCATCTCCGAAAAGAGCTGGAAAACACCCACGCGGTCATTCAAtcgaccccccccccaaaaataaagCACAGCCCATCCTGGAGCCTGTTCCCCTCGGCTCTTTCCCGAGCCCCATCCAAGCCTCCGGAGATGCTCCACGGCTGGTACCCGAGGGCTCACCTGGGACAGGGTGATCTGTCCCCTCATCGCTTTGGCATAAGGACTGTCGGAGCCTCCGGCAAACATGACCTTTCGCAAGAAATTCCTGCCAGGCAAAGGAGGAGAGGTCagccggggggggacgggacaccccAATatcagggggggggggggtgctgggatGCGCTGTGGGGAGGGGGATGCTCTGTGCCGGGGATACAGAGCTCCCATCGGCTGCGTAAATCAGTCCCGCTCCCTCCTCCATCATCAGCCGGGACCGGAGCATCACTTCATTACAGGACCGGGAGATCGCTGCCCATTTATTTCTGCTGGCAGCTCAATTACTTCGCCCTGCAGATAGATGAGCCGGGGGTTTTGtcgggaacaaaaaaaaaaataatgcaaagagcAAGGTATTTTGTAAGCCGTAGCTCAGGGAAAATAATTTGCCCCTACCACAAGATCACAAAAGGCCTTCTCGGGCGGCAATAAAACAAGATTACAGCGACGGGCTTCAGGACAAAGCTCTCCTCCGAGTCGATAAAAACGCAGCTCggttaaaaataaagcagctttaCCTGTTCCAGCAGGattgctgtcactttttttttttttttttttttttaatataaagcgAAGCAAAAAAGTGTTTGATGGCCTGATAATCTGGGAATTTATTGCTCCATCTGCTCCACGTCCTCCAGCATttagttatttaatattttattctttttttaactccctgcttttttttttttttaaacacccaCGCGCTGCCGGGAAATCCCGACGTGTTGGGCGATGCAAACAGACAGAACCTGCTCGACTCCCGTTTGGGAGCTTTTGGGATTACTAATCCCCAAACACCCCGTATTAGATGGGGCGAAGGTTTCACCAGGACTCGAGAGGCTGCTTGGGACCCGCTCCGGGGTCCGATGCGTTGGGTTTCGTCAGCTCCGGCTCGTGCACCGAGTCGTGTCGGGTCTCAGCGCTGGGACGCGCTAGTTAAGCAGGGACGGGCTTAATTAATTATCCTGCTGGATTGATTAGCAGTTGCTCTTCTCACCACTTCTGCCAGCGTCCCCTGTGGCAATCCTGCCTCTTTGGGGATTCGTTTTAACCACTGACCTGCACCCCACATCCAGGACAGGATCCCCCGCCCAGCCTGCACCCCACATCGAGGCAGGAGGTCGCCAGCCTGCCCCCCATATACAGACAGGGACCTCAGCTTGCACCCCACGTCcaggacagggggtccccagcttGCACCCCCCACCCAGCGCTGTCCTCCTGCTATGGGGGCCTCAGTCGCGCAGACCCCGCGCGGGCGGCGGCCGCACGCACAGTATTGTCGCCTCGTCTCTACGTGTCTCCGGCCTAGCGGCGACTCGCCGAGGCGCGGGCGGACGAGTgtcgccgggccgggccgggcccggccgggccaGGCCAGGCCGTACCTGGGCAGAGCGCAGTCCCGCTCGCAGGAGCCCAGGAAGTGCTGCAGGCCGGGCCCGAAGAGCACGCCGCCGAGGTCGAACAACACGGCCCGCCGCGCCATGGCCGCCCCACCGCCGCCGGCACCCGGGCTCGAAcccacggccccgccgccgccagctctgAGGCCCCTCCAACCGCcccgcaggccccgcccccgcggcctcGCCCCGCCCCCTGCCTGGGCGCCGCGCTGGGTCCTAGCGCCGCCGTTCGGCGCCCGTCACGGGGGGTGCCCTCCCGGTGCAGGGGAGCATCCTCAGGGCACCCCTGCACGGAGGACACCCCCCTCCGTCCCACCAGCCCCCTCCCGGtcccgtggggctgtggaaaCCCCGGCCCCCACCTCTGTGGGTGGCAGCCCACCGGTCCCCCGCTGCTGTGGGTGCCCACGGGTGCCCGCCTTTCCACCCACTGGGGTTTTGCCCATAAACGCGTTTTCTCCCACTAACGGGGAGCCCGGGACCCCCCTCAGCTCCCGCAGCACCCCAAGGTGCCGCAGCACCCGCTGACCcatcctgcctgcacccagctccGAGGGGCCTAACGGGGCTGGAAGTGGGAACGGGCAGGGGCGCACAGGCAGGACTGGCCACGTgctgcaggcgtgcacacgcgtgtgcacacacCTGCACGCAGGCGTGCAGGCACGTTCACGTGCACACAGATGCACACGCACGTGCCTGCATACGTGCAGGAAGACATGCACACGGATACGCGCACCTGCACGTGTGCACACCTCCATGCATACACACGTGCACGCATGTACGTACACATGCACAAAAACGCATGCGCGCAAGCACGCACATGagcacacacatgcagacacgCATGCCGCCAGGCACGCTGCTGAGGATGTGTGCGCACCGTTAAGCATGTGCGTGCGTCTCCGAGCACACGTGTGCGCACTGAGGCTGCGCGCGCGTGTGCGTGCGTGCGCGCTGCCAAGGATGCGCATGCACGCTCGGCGCGTGTGCGCACGCTCGGCACATGTGTGCAGTGCCAGGCATGTGCGTGCACGCTGAGCACACGTGTGCGCTGCTGAGCACGCGTGTGCACTGCTGAGCACGCGTGTGCACCACCAGGCAGGTGTGTGGGCACCGAGCATGTACGTGCACGCTCAGCGCACGCCTGCACGCCAAGCATATAtctgcacacgcatgcacaccgCCCGGCCATTTTGGCAAtcctgaaccccccccccccccaggaggggCAGCCTCAGGGGGGGAcacgcgacccccccccccccccgcaccccgaaCCAGCCCCGGCAGCACCGCCTGCTCGGTGCCAGACACGGCGCGCCCGTGGCCGTGGCCATGCGTGTGCGTGCGCGTGGGCCGGCCCCGCCTCGGGGAGCCGCCGGCAGTGCCGTGGCGGGACGGCCGCGTCGCCGAGCGAGCGGtgagcggggcagggggggccgggAGGGCTGGGCAGCCGTTTCGCGGGCAATCCCagccccctgcctcagtttccccgccTGCAAAACAAGCGGTGGGATGCTGGCTCGGCCACAGCTTCGGaggaggggggagctgggggggggggggataactGCACCCCTGGAcggtgcagcagagctggggggggctGTTCCTTGCTGGGATGGCTATCGGGGAGGGGGCAGAGTTATTTTAGGGGGGGCTCAAGCCCAGACAAGCCATGCATTTATTGGCAGCATCCCTCTGCCGGGCCTCAGTGTCCCCCATCCCTCATCCCCGACTTCCCACTGTCCCCGGGACCCCTGATGGGACCCCCCAGCATCCTCCCGAGGTGGTCCAGCGCCGGGTGGGTGGATGAaacccccttccctgcctcctgaCATGGCTCAGATCTCCGGCGGGCGAAGGCCTTTCCTCCTCCCATCACGGCAGGGGCAGCTCCGGCACAGCCCCTCCGCTCACCCCAAAACCGGGGCCGGCTGCAGGTCCGAACCACCCCAAGTCCCGGCCGCCGCGACGCCAAGCCCGGCTTCTCCCTGGCAAAAAGGTGGGAGCATTTCGGGGTGTGCGGGGGGTgggtggagaggggaaaaggaagaattttgctGGCCTGTTGCTATTCCGGTGGGAAGAGCCAGGAGGAACAACCCAGCCGTGGTGCCAGCGAAATGCCAGCGCGGCTACGCCTCTGAGACCcggccagctcctggcagggctgggccaCGGTGCCGCTGCGGTCTCCGCCGGGGGGGTCTCCCGGCTGccgttccccccctcccctcttttgGGGCTCTCTGCTCCAGAGCAAAAACCACCCACCCCTGCCAGGTGCTGGCCTGAGACCTGGGAAGCTCATTGCACCCCAGGATGCTGGCAGAGAGCCTGGAGGCCAACGGGAGCCCCCGTCCCTCTGCAGAGGGGCTTGGGGCCGGCTCGGAGGGTGTGGGGTGCcggtggggacacccccccccccccgagccccccgaGCCCCCGCGCCTGCCGCGCCGGCAGCTTCTGGCACCCGCTCCCCTGGCCCCGGCGCCAAGGCTTTCCGGCAGCGGTTTTGAAAGAGCCGTATTGTCTGCCCCCCCCCACCGTGGCCTCCTGTTTTTCCGTGGCTCCCAAGGGGAGTTTTGGGGGGTCAAGCTGCCCCCTGGCAGGATCAGCCTCACCCCAGCCCTCGCCGTAAcccctccgtgcctcagtttccccattgcTATGCTCCATGTgctgcgctggggggggggggggggggggcggtgcagAAAGGGTCCCCccctgcccggggtggggggggtccacCCCCAAATCCCAAAGCCTGGCAGCCAGAGATGCATATGCATGGAAAAAATAAGGTTGCTTGGGGGATTTTGCTGGTGTGAACTGGGGGGATCCCTGGGGAGGACCCAAAAAGGTCTCAGAGGGTGTCTCAGCTGCAGTCTcgacccccccgccccccccccccccccccccatttctctttgctcctgcagGACACCATGGTCCCAGGGGGCCCCGGCTGGTGCCTGCTGGTGGGGCTCTGCGCCCTCGTtccccccatcaccccccagGGGGGACCAGAAGACGACGTGACACCCGGCATCAGGACAGAGGGGCTGGGGTACCACCTCGCCCAGGACGGGGACCCCCTCTGGGACCCCCAGCGCTGCGGCATCACCTTCCACACCCCCAGCCCTTGCAGCCCCCGTGGGCCACCCCCCTCAGCCTCTCGCGATGAGCTGGATCATCTCAAGAACCTCTTGCAGGACACCAAGGCCAGCCTGAAGGATGTGGAGACCACGGCCACGCTGGAGGACAACCAGACCCGCTACCAGGACATCATCACCGAGGCGCTGCCCGCCATCCACGGGGCCAACCTGGAATTTCAGGAGAGCCTGGACAACGTCCGCAGGGACCTGGAGGCTCACGTGGCTGAGGCCGATCACCCACGGACGGCCGAGAAGAAGGAGAAGTAAGTGCCATGGAAAGGGGACGGACCAGGGGAGGTGCTCCATGGAGCTGACGTCCCACACTCCATGGGTGGGAGCCAGCCCCAGGCTGCGGTCacctgggggggtctgggtgtccccaggggtcccACAGCCTTCATGGTGGCTCTCAGGTGACACGTGGGGTTTGGATGCTCAGCAAACCGCTGCTGTCAACATCCACGCGTGTGTCCCTGCCCTAAACGCACCGCAGCGGGGCCGGTGAGGGGTCCTCCGagggcagggtggggggtgggatGTCAGGAGTGGGGGGGTTGTCACTCCTAAACCAGTGACCCAGCACAGCTGAGCCACGGCGTGATGATGGAGCAGCGTTTGCCAGGATGGAGGAGTTGGGGCACCTCCTCTCCCAGGTTGGGGACCCCCTCCGGGACCCCCAGTGCAGCAGCATCACCTTCCACACCCCGCTGcgggggggctggtggggacacTGAGCCCACTCTTCCCCCCACCgccacctccccccccgccccaggctgCGGAAGGGTGTCCGCGTGGTGGCCCACATGCTACGGCTCACCGGCCGCCTGGCCCAGACCCTCGACGACACCTCCCGCCGTCTCCACGCTGAGCTGAGCCGGCGCCTGCAGAGCTCGGCCGCCcacgctgccgccgccgccgccgccgagccctaGGACAGCGGGGACGGGCTCCGCCGTCACCCTGCGTATGGCCTTGCTTGCTGGTAGGACCCCAACCCGGCTCATCTCCACGGCTTTTGGGGTGTCCTGGCTCCTCTCCCCGGCCCCGGGAGCGGAGACTTTGCGCGGGGTGTTTGAAGAGTAGTCTGGGCGCTGGAGCCAGCGGTGCTGGGAGGGGACGGGAGGTTGCTGCCTGCTACGTGACGCCATCGCACACGCGGGTGCCATCGCACGTGTGATGCCATTGCATATGCGACGCCCATAACCCCAGTCCCAAGCCTGCAATGCATTTATCCCGCAGGAGCTCTGCCCTCGTCTAGCAGAGCCTGGTGCCACCGTGTGTGCCCAGCCCCGTGCCCGGGGGAAAAGCCCTTCTTC
Coding sequences within it:
- the EPHX2 gene encoding bifunctional epoxide hydrolase 2, translating into MARRAVLFDLGGVLFGPGLQHFLGSCERDCALPRNFLRKVMFAGGSDSPYAKAMRGQITLSQLFSEMEEGCRQHASASGITLPPTFSVARAFEGMAAEGTVNAPLLRAARVLRRNGFKTCVLTNNWVDDSAGRLFTATLMNLLRRHFDLVIESCRLGARKPDPEIYAYTLEALQAKPQEVILLDDIGENLKPAQEMGMATVLVRDTETVLKELEELSGVQLLTQEEPLPTACDPSNVTHGYVPIRPGVQLHFVEMGHGPVVCLCHGFPESWLSWRYQIPALADAGFRVIALEMKGYGESTAPPDVKEYSQEQICKDLAVFLDKLGIPQAVLVGHDWGGAVVWNMALFYPERVRAVASLNTPYRPADPAVDIVEKMKTYPAFDYQFYFQEPGVAEAELEKDIGRTLKVLIRSTRREDRLPFALNFHGVRERGGLLVGFPENPPASQILHGPELRYYIQRFEKSGFSGPLSWYRNMRPNWRWALSAKDRKITMPALMVTAGKDVVLHPRMSRGMEEWIPQLHREHIEECGHWTQMERPAALNRILVEWLEGLPPDTPLPKISRL
- the LOC143158916 gene encoding uncharacterized protein LOC143158916 — protein: MVPGGPGWCLLVGLCALVPPITPQGGPEDDVTPGIRTEGLGYHLAQDGDPLWDPQRCGITFHTPSPCSPRGPPPSASRDELDHLKNLLQDTKASLKDVETTATLEDNQTRYQDIITEALPAIHGANLEFQESLDNVRRDLEAHVAEADHPRTAEKKEKLRKGVRVVAHMLRLTGRLAQTLDDTSRRLHAELSRRLQSSAAHAAAAAAAEP